In Acomys russatus chromosome 13, mAcoRus1.1, whole genome shotgun sequence, the genomic stretch caaaacaaaacccgaaaccaaaccaaacaaaacacgaCAAAAGCTCTCATGCTGAGAATGGACAAagctctttccctttccttgtttctgtgcCTGTCTCAGGAGCAGGTGACACAACCTGTTACCTTTGGCCATGCAAACAGAGCATTACCATGGTCCTATCAGAGCCCTCCACGCTGCCCAGGGCTTACAAGTCCTGGGTTCACGTGAAATAAACACACGCATGGGAGTGCACCATCCACTTCACCGAAGACCCTTCTGGCTGTGTATCTGAGCTGTAGCGCTGGGGAAGAAAGCCCTTCTCTCTGAAGAATTCACCGTGGGTCCCAGGCTTGACTGCAGGGCCTTCTGCCATCTGGCCAGGCTCCTGAACCCTTGTTCCAGCTATAACCTGATCAGGCGCCGTGGCCGTCTGCTGCTaaactggctttttaaaagagcCCTAGCACTTTGCTGCCATGAAATCTCCCAAACTCCAGCAAGACCCTAAATCTTGTGACACAGGTTTTGTTCTGTGCGCCACCCTCCTCCATCTGGAGCCAGATGTTCCTGAGGAAAGCGAACCCAGACACTTTCTGCGGGGAGAGAAATGTGTGCTTCCGACTCAGTGCCCCACCCCCCCCTGGCCTTTCCCGGAACGCAGAACCACACCATTTTCTAAGATTCACCCAGCTTTACTAATGAGTTTAGAATGTCTGTATGTGCACGTATTTATAAATTTCAAGAGCAGAGAAGGGACTGCATGTTGGAAAGTTTCTTCTGCGGTCACTGTGTTTATTGAGGAACGTGATGATGATGCTGTCATCTGTGTGTCGCCTGTGCCGAGGACTGCGACTTGGGTCCAGTTTGTTATCgtgatggcttttcttttcctgttggcAAGTGGGTACACGGAGGACTTGGGGTGGGAGTAACTGAGTGTGAACATAGCCTGGCAGGCACGAGGCTCGGGTGTGATCTCCAGTGCTGCCGATGAGTAAACAAACCAATAGGAAGGGTGTAAGTCAGAAAAGTCCTCTAAAGAAGGAGTCAGTTCCTTCTGGCCAGTGGGCGGTTACCACCATGAAAAAAGGCGAGCTGTGTGGTTTCACCAGGCACAGGATCTACTCAGCACACGGGGAGCACTGTGCCATGAAGCATGGGAACGTCTCGTGCGTCAGCATTCCATTCCAAAAAGAATCCTTGGCAGATGAGCTGCACTGCCTGCTACAGAAGCAAACACAGAACAAAAGGGAAGTTGGGAGAAATTCAGAAGAACCCGCTGTGCAGTTAGATCCCAGCGGGCATCGCTTCTGCATTGCCTGCTGATGTGGTGGCCAAGGGGAGTCAGAAGTCGGAGGTTAGGAAAGCTCAGTGAGAGCAGGTTGTCAGGCCTGCCAAGGAAGCAAGAAAGACTAAGCAGACATCAAAGAAGACCGCAGTGGCCGCTGCCAGGGGCCTACAGAGGCATCACCTAAACAGAAGACTGTAAAGCCCGTGAAGGGCGCTGCTCGctgtcccccagtgctgggaagtgcTATCTTGGCAGATGAGAGTTCTAAATAAAGATTAATCTCTAACTCTAAGAGAGAGAGTCAAAACcagcaagaggctgaggcaggaggattgcagacTCAAGGTTGCCAGGGTTTGAGATcaccttttcttcttcagagTGACTCCTACTTAACTTGTCTGGATATGTTGTTTCCGCATCCTTAATGTGGAAACACCTTAAGAGTTTTCCCAGAAACAcctttttctgtctgtgtcttgtcTGCCTTTGAGTTCCCTTCTCCTTTGGGACTGTGTGGTGACTGCGATGCTGTTTCTCTCCAGGAGTGCGAATGCTTTACCACGAGGCAGTCCTACCACTCAGCAGAATAGGCAAGCAGCGTAGCCACAGCTCTGTCACCTGCTGTCCCTTCCCGCCCTGGCTCCCTTCTTCTCTGCTCAAcctgggatggagcccagggtctTAACCATATTAGCCAAGTGCTTTCCGATTGATCTCTATGCCCTGGTCTGTGATTCGCCTGCCCCAGCTTCCAAGTATCTGCACCTGTAGGCAGACCTGTGCTACCAGGCCCAGTTAGGACCGAGGCTTTTGCTGACCTTAGATTGAATAGCCTCAAAAACTTAGGCTCATCCCCGAAAGGAATCCTGTTAAGTTCTGTCTAATCCAAGGGATCCTGGCATGTCCAGCCTGTGGCATAACAGTGAGATTAGCCTTTCAGAGTTAGACCAGGACCACTTGCGCTATCCGGTTGCCTTGCTTGTGTCTAGGGTGCTTCTGGCTTTCTTAACAATAGTTTGATCATCGAGGTTGCTCCTTGTGTGTGATGGAGTGAATAATTAACTCACATGTGTTATTAGTCCTTAGTCAGAGGCATTTTTATCAAGTCTCTGGgtgtctttttgtttgattttttaaagccGAAGAAACTGACCTTTAGCAACTTTGGGAATCTGAGGAAGAAGAAACGTGAAGACGGAGAGGAGTATGTCTGTCCGATGGAGCTGGGCCAGGTGTCGGGGCGCGGCTCCCAGAAGGGCTTGAGACCTGGCCTGGACATGGGCCTGTATGAAGAGGACGATTTGGATCGGTTAGAGCAGGTAAGGAGCTGACAGCCACTCAGACACTGTTCAGAAGCTTCGCTCACTGTCACCGGCGAAGCGTGCTGCCTTCACAtgcctgaaaataaaaacagtgaagcATTCTGAACAGCTACAGACCGCTACCCACTTCCAGGTGCTGACCTAAGACCTTGCAGCGAAGCTGAGGCAGTGGGTGGCTCTGTCTGCCGCCCCTTCTGCCTTCAGTGCcgcttatgatcctcctgcctagaCTGTCACTCAGCTAGCTGCACTTGGGAGTTTGTGCAAATGACTTTGTCACTTTATGCGCTGTTCTTGGCAGATGGAAGACTCGGAAGGGACGGTGAGGCAGATAGGTGCATTCTCCGAAGGCATCAACAATCTCACGGTGAGTGCACATAGGGTTGAAAACGCTATGCTAAGAGCACCTAAGGCCACAAACAGCTCCTTGCGTGTTGGAGGCAGGTGTGTAACTCGCTGTCCTTGCATTCCAGCACATGTTGAAGGAAGATGACATGTTTAAAGACTTGGCCGCTCGCTCCCCCAGTGCCAGCATCACAGATGAAGACTCCAACGTTTGACCAGAGGCCCTGGACAAATGCCAGGAGCACAGATGCCGCTTTTTCAGATAGTGTGCACAACAGTTGACAGCTGGTGCACTGTCAGTCATGCCGACTTCTCCTCACCAGAAGTGGGACAGTCATGCAGGGGGATGGTGCCAATCTGAAGATGCTGAGGAAAAGGAGACACTGGTGAACGCAGCATGCTTGTGTGCCTCTATTTAATGTAGAGTCTGTGATGTATCCTATTGAAAGTATTGCACTTACAGTTGGGTATTTACAGATGCTTTGTTCACATCCCCAGGGTGGAGGGTGTGGCCGCATCAGTGTTCACTGCAGCCGTCTAAGCTGAGCACACTGCTCTCCAGATCCAGGCGCTCAACGAGCACTTGGTGTCACCAAATGTAGCCGCGCCGCCACTCCCCTCTTaccatcttatttttatatatttttctaaatatgtgtatatatacagtatatagaAAGCAGAACATCTATTTTGTGACAGAGGATCAAaatatcacattaaaaacaaagagaccCCAGTGTTCTCAGTGTTCATATCCAGCTAATTCCTGGAGAGGCCCTAGTCCTCTTTCCTCCACTGATGAATTTTAACAGTGTTACTCTTTCAGGCTAGAGTCTACACGATAGACTCCTTTGGTTCCCACAAAATTGCCAAGCAGTTTAGAAGCTTCAACTTGGATCCTTTGGATGCAGTCACATCCCCCTCAGAAAAGTTTTTGTTaggatgattttaaaaaaaagccaaaacccgAACAGAACCATTGCATGTTGTGTCTGGTTTTCTTCTTCGCTAAACTCCTGCCAGGTTGACTGTGACTTAAACTGCCAACTGAAGGTGCCTCCTGTTATTTGAATCAAGATCCAAGTATTCTGAAGCTGCAGAGTGTTTTACTAATGGCTGTTCTGTCCAATAGCACGTTGCTCTTGTTTTCTGTAACACAAGGCTCAaagactttgtttaaaaaaaaaaaaaggtagaaatctAAAATGCAGctgttggtgtggtgtgtgtttatgcgTGCGTTAGAGACAATCCGTTTTACATTCAGGGCTACACATAAGGAGACCAACTGTTCAGACAGGCGCTCACAcactgtgggggcaggggacagcTCAGTCTGTGGCAGTAGACCTGGTGACAGTCATTTCTAAATGTCAGAGTATTCCTTTCTTGTGCTCAGCAGGTGATGAGGCTGCTCACTACAAGGGAACCTTGTGCCACTGCTGTTTATTTCTAACTCAAATCACCTGATGCTcatggtgacccccccccccctttgaatGCTCCCATTCATGACTTCATGACTGTTCTGGCTTCTTCCTGTATTGGGGTTTTAGTTTAACATGAGTAAACATCACCATTTGAAAAGCTCAATTTGTTGTTAGAGCCTGGTTGGAAATTCCAGCAGACTGTTACAGATGCCAAATGTTCCTTATTAAGGTCAGTGTGACAACTGATGATGTGTGATAAAGCTAAAGACTTtggattatatattttatttacaaaagcatTATGCACTATTTGCATTATTAAGAGGAAATAAAGTCAATTGGTAATTGCCTtatgtgtgttttggtttgtttgtttggtttttttgagacaaagtctctctgtagccttggctgtcctggacttgctttgtagaccaggctggcctcgaactcagagccttgtggttttttttttttttttttttttttttttttttaattaatttattcttgttacatctcaatgtttatcccatcccttgtatcctcccattcctccgtccccctcccattttcccattattcccctcccctatgactgttcctgagggggattacctccccctgtatattctcatagggtatcaagtctcttcttggcaacctgctgtccttcctctgagtgccaccaggtctccccctccaggggacatggtcaaatgtgaggcaccagagtacgtgagaaagtcatatctcactctccactcaactgtggagattattctgaccattggctagatctgggagggggtttaaagtttacctcctgtattgtccttggctggtgccttagtttgagcgggacccctgggcccaaatctgcctatcatattgttctacttgtaggtttctaggaccctctgtatccttttattttgctattctcccgtgcgtctctcatttagagtcccaataggatgccctcccctctgtcccagtttcctggtaagtgaaggcttttgtgggacatgccccttgggctagtatgcagatataagtgagtatataccatttgattctttctgcttctgggttaactcactcattatgatcatttctagctcaatccatttatccacaaatttcgggaattccttgtttttaatagctgagtagtattccatagtgtatatgtaccacagtttctttatccactcttctactgagggacacttaggctgtttccatgttctgagcCTTGTGTTTTTAATGAACCACTTAATGCTCCTTTGTTCAGAATAACGGAGTCTTGGTTTCTGGTGGAAACAGTAACAGACTCCTGTATGTAAACCTGCATGTTTGTTCGAGTTGGGTCCACAGCATGTAATCAGACAAATTGAGATCTCTGCTTAAGAAGTCTGTATAAAAGGAAATGTGAGCAAGACACCTGGGGAACAAAGGGTCAGGACGGAGGAgtaaagaagaggaagcagaagtgaCACAAACCTGGAGATAGCAGGCGGAGACAAAGGTGTTTGCTTCCAACCCATACAGTCACATATGGTCTAGTTTGACTATTTTGCTGGAAAAAGGAACCGCGTCTGAGCAGAGTTTACCAAGACCAAACGTGGTCTGTACATAACCTGGAGCAGAACAGATGTCTTGTGTGAAATTGTCATCTGTCACTTGGCAGGCAGCAGAAGTCTGTGAGCACAGCACACCCAATTGATAAACGGGGCCCTCCCTCACATGTTTGTCCAACCTCAGGTCTATATGGCTAGCCACACCAAGGAAGCTGTGGTGTTTGAAAGCTGGTGATGGTATTAACAGAGGCGGCTTCGCTGAAGAAAATTtcagagagaagcaactcctggTAACATTTACATGCCTGGTCACTAGGAGCAGCATCTACTCTGTGGGGGAAGATGGGGCAAAAGGCCTCACAGCAGGTGGCTCCGAAGGACAGCCAGGAGGTCCTTGTCATGTGTGAGGTGGTCAGCACAGCCGTTGACCACGCAGCACAGAAGCTGAAGGAGTTCCTCAGGTTTGAGTACCCACTGAGCGGCCTCGGCCTCGCAGCTGGTACGCTGAGTGAAATCTTCCTTGTCCATTTCATCACGTTCTGCCAGGAAAGGGGGGCTGACGACTGGCTCACCACCACCAAGACGACCAAGCACCAGGCCCTGCTGTTTGGAGCAGACTGGATCTGGACCTTCTGGGGACCTGATAAGCAAATACGGCTTCAGGTGGCGGTGCAGACCCTGAGGatggcctccctccctctgagggACCCGAAGTCCTGTGAGTCCAAGGGAGAGGAGTCTTGGAAGAGAGGCAGGTTTGATAAGCTGGGAGAATTCTGTGACTTGGTGGGAGAGGACTGTCTGGGTCTGTTCATCGTCTTTGGTGTGCCGGGAGAACCTGAAGCCATCAGAGGTGTTGTCCTGGACAGTGTCCGAAGCAGGATGGTGAAGAGCCGTCTGCCGGGACGCAAGGCTGTGGAGCAGTTTGTGCTGGAGGCAGAGGATTGTGTCTCCATCAAAGAGCTGCTGGGAAACCATCTGAGTAAAAGAGATGCGCTGAGCAACATGGGCAAGGTTTACATTAGCATCCTCTGACTGGGCATGCTGCTGTGACAGGTCTGTAAGACTGAAAGGAAGGGGAAATCCCTCTGCATAAACTGAAAGTGGTTACTTGAGTCAAAGCTTGTTAGTTTCACAATTatggaaaggaaaacaagaacaaaacaacccTAGCTGTGTCTTGGGAGAACTTAGACTTTGcttattcaaaaattaaaaactgggaGAGAAACAGCTAAGTTGTACATAAAATTTGATTTGCAAAACAAACCCTGTCTTTGTTTGAACtagtttctttggttggttggttttttgagacagggtttctcagtgtagccttggctgtcctggattcactttgtagaccaggctgacctcagactcaccagatgtctgcctgcctctgcctccctgacctgagtgctaggattctaggcgtgtgccaccacgccaggcttgaAGTAGTCTCATAGTCACAAGCATAAAATGTTACTGCTGTCGTAGGGGGAGCAACTACTGAGCAGGTGTGGGTACATTTGGGGTGCCAGTTTTGGTTCAGGACTCCTAAACAAAACTTCCCACTGCTAGTCCTCTgagcctcccctccccgcccccccacgcTTGTGCCTTCTGGCAACTTTGCACACAGAGGACTTTTGATGGATTTAACTTATGGTTCAGTTGAGTGTTACTTTATCATGACTTATTAAGTTACATGTGAAATCATTCCTTTTTGCAATATCTGTATTTGCAGTAAGGCATGTGTTTTCAAATGATGGTCATTTTTCCCGAGAAGTCTTTCTGGGGTTTAACACTATAAAGAGTAATTGCCTTTATATACTGAACTCTCATTGAGCCCAGTGCCTTAAATACATTATCACAATTTGCATATAAGGGTCTAATAAGAAGTAggtgtttatttctatttgtctAAGATATGTTTAATTCCCAGTCATGGGCTGTTAACAAAAAGCCGACGCCCCAGCTCTTCCAACAGCACAGAAAGTGGGTCTGACTCGTAGGCACTGCTGGTTCTGGCCACGCAGGTGAACACCCTGCaaggaggaagctgggtgtggtcatCACTTCCTCACTCCTGCTCATACTCTGTGCTGTCCTGTCTTATGCTGTTCCCTCGTGTGCAGCTCTAGGAAAGCATGGGCTGTGCTTGTGTGCTGCagccctgcaatcccagcaccggggGCCCTGAGGCAGGGTCCAGGTCAGCAAGGGATACTCAGGGAAACTTGTATCTAAACAGCGTGGACCAAATCACTACACACTTACGCTCCAAGAACAGCTTTTCACTCTGATGGCTTCCCAGGGCCTTGGTCCTGTCTGTGTGGGAATCTAGGGCTCTTGCAAGGCCAGGTAACACCATCATGGTTACCAGGAGCATCCTGGGCGGCCATTGGAGTAAGAAGCACATCCGATGTCAGGGCCTGTTCCGCATGGTTTGTTTAGAAAGGCACATTGGAGGCCACTGAGTCTATACCAGGACTCCTAGTGGGCACGACTGTTGAGGAAGGCATGAGGTCACACTTGAAGCCTGTGCTTGTCCCTCTGGACTGCAGCCCTTTGTGGCCTGTTCTGGGACCAGGGCATCCAGGTACCTAGTGGGTCACCAGTAGTGCCCATCTAGCTGGCTCTCCTCTGTGACTCCGCCTTTCCTCTCAGGCCGCTGTCACTCCCCAGGGCACTTTGGTAATCTCTTTTGCTTTGTCTCACCCTTGCTCctctgtgttgttgtttgttttttcttcagttaAACTTCA encodes the following:
- the Rep15 gene encoding rab15 effector protein, with the protein product MGQKASQQVAPKDSQEVLVMCEVVSTAVDHAAQKLKEFLRFEYPLSGLGLAAGTLSEIFLVHFITFCQERGADDWLTTTKTTKHQALLFGADWIWTFWGPDKQIRLQVAVQTLRMASLPLRDPKSCESKGEESWKRGRFDKLGEFCDLVGEDCLGLFIVFGVPGEPEAIRGVVLDSVRSRMVKSRLPGRKAVEQFVLEAEDCVSIKELLGNHLSKRDALSNMGKVYISIL